The nucleotide sequence GCTTGTATCACAAATCCTTGCAAGAACAATGCCAAATGTCAAAGCGGTTTTACTGATAAAGGTTACCGGTGTATGTGTTCAGTTGGATACAAAGGTTTGACTTGCGACGAAGGTAAACGtgaattattttcagaataCGCATTTTCTCCTCTTTAAGATCTTAAGTGTAAGCCGATCTTCATTGAAACACAATGTTCGGATTGATAACAGTTTCAACTATGAAACatcaaattaatttactttcagatattgacgaatgtgcCATACGAAAGCACAGCTGCAGTGCTGATGGCGTGTGCAGCAACGTGAAGGGATCGTACAAATGTGGATGTAAACCTGGTTATTCTGGAGACGGACGGACTTGCAAAGGTACTGCAATAAAATTTCAGTTGTTTAATAAAGAGCTCTATGGACTGCTAAGTTCTTTTTATATCGACATATTTTTTATGAGGTAAAATAACGCTACCAACAACGTAACACGATGAATTAATATTATGTATATttagatatcgacgagtgtgcTTCAGGAGCACACAACTGCAGTGTTGATGCTGTGTGCAATAATACCGGGGGATCGTACAACTGTTCATGTAAATATGGTTATTTTGGAGACGGAAGAACTTGCAAAGGTGAGTTTGGTTATATCGATTTATTTATATCCATTTAAAAAGATGCTAGATGGtgtttattacacccattttgaaatcactggtggtccctgtaatctgattggctctaattgatgcgatttattAACGAATCGcatcattttttgctttaaatcggATCTTTTTTCCAGCCAACGAGAAGgccacactaaaaacaaaactaccaatcagatttcaaggcttttttaaagaaaacaatcaaattgcaggaaaatgaaagaaaaagagtatcgtggcaaattttgcaacttttgtttccaaaactgttatttccccccccccccccaataaaTGGATGAATCAAATTTCAAACCGGTTCAGTACTGCACaggaccaagtcctgtatttgagcaatttcaaaatggatgtaacgtacttgtgatttcaaatcgaacgtGCGCTGCGCCCAAATTGCACTTCACTCAGTttaattaccattataaatcagTCTAATGTCACTCATAGGTTTATCAGAGATTTGGAGAaaatttctgaataaaaaaaaatgaattatgatATTAATAGAACGCACCCCTCAAGTAAATCCTAAAGAAATTACTCTGCCTCAGTTGCAAATTCATgccagttgatattctcttgtctATGGTAATTAAATCCCAAGGTTTTGTTAATTGACTTGGATAACTCTGTCAGTAATACAATTCTTAAAATATATCAGCAGAATTCCTCCAATAATTAAAATGGGCAGGTTACTGAGGCTGTGTACTTACGTGACGAAGAATAACGAAGTTGTAAAGCTGAATTTATGGATAACTAGACACTGTTTTTTCGCTcaggaaatttttttccgaCTGTACTAGAACAATCAGTTCCAATTTACTTCGAGTTAAAGTAAAACTACATATGAGCATGATAACTTTCCTCAGTTATCGCGAAATCTGTAATATTGTTTGACAGCTTCCGtgacttcttttttttgtagctACGATCTCAAGCTGCAAGGAAGCTTATGAGAGCAAAATGTAAGTGCTATATCAGGAAGTGAAAGCTTAACTTAATCTTGGAGCgagagttgaaaaaaattaaagaaaagaacgttatttttctcaaattcaATTCTGTTGCAGTTTTTACTTTCACTTTATATTGCAACTAAAGACCCTATCTTAAAAGTAGTATATCAAACTGGCAAGAATTTTTTGATCCATTGAATTTGAACCGCTATTTTATCTTTGATAGAATAAGCGGGAGTGGCGTTGTTACGCTCTACATTGGCTCAAAACCAACTTCCGTTTTCTGTCAAGTGGGGGATGTAGAATGTGGAAATGGAACATGGACCCTTGTTATGAAGACTGATGGCAGTAAGGTATTTAATCCTTTACTCTTTTGATTTCTATTTTTAGCTTGGGTATcaaaggaaattattaaaaGATTTGTGTTATTGTTTGTGCATCTCCAAAAATTTTAAGCTCAATATGACACCAACATGTTTGCGTTTCATACCTCATTGCAACATATTTGTGGTCTCCTTCAAGCTCAAGGTGATATTGGAGGTTGCTAGCCATTTAAAGTTGCTTTGCGGTAGTTCAGTCAAAGTGGCTATAATAATTTCAACTATTTTGAACGGCTAAAAAGTCGTAATATAACTAGTTATAAATCATTTCGGATAGATGACTTATCTACATTGTGAATAGGCAACTATGACGCGACCTTGAGCCTTACTGTTCAATGAATCGTTAAAAAtacccgtttttttttttttattaataattgcTTTTCAAGGAGATAAAACTCCTGCTACCCTCTCAGCCTTCAGATTTCATTTAAGACAGTTGTGTCCATCGAGTTCTCTTATTGGTCGTTGAGTGTGAACGATTTTATcttcttttatttctatttaatgaaaattgcGTCTATTCCCGGTCAGCGAACTTTCCATTACGATTCCGATTATTGGAGAAACAAGATAGAATACAATCTTCCTGGAGGAGAGACAGGGTTTGACACAGTGGAGACCAAGTTACCAACCTACTGGAGCACATcattctccaagatctgtctcggtatgaagatcgaCCAAGAGCTCAGATTCATCGTTATTAATATGGAAGCCGACTCTCTGTACTCATTGATCGCTGACGGAAAATACCGCTCGACAGTTTTGGGTCGTGAGACATGGAGGTCTCTGATTGGTCCAAAGGCCTCCTCGCAGATCTACTGTAACAGAGAGGGGTTCAATCTTTACCCATTGACAGCTTTTTGGGAGTTTAAGGCTGCTAAGGCAAGGATCGGTTTTGTCACCAACAATGCAGATAACTGTAATGATGTTGATACCAGAATCGGGTTTGGTACAGGAGGGCCACATGATGACAACAACACGTGTGGAATCGTTGCATACAAAGGCGGTCTTGATAATGGTTCGAAGTTCATTaaagccatgggatacatcttGGTACAGTAATAGGCAAAAAGTGCACGTGCACTGAGTAATGAAAAACATCCTTATCACTACCTTCACTTACAAAAACAACAGTGCTAACCAAAATATGAAGGCATACATCAATACATACTAGTTATCTGTACAGATTATCAAACAAACTTATATAACACTTTCATTTGTGCCAAGTAATATTCAGAAGATGCACTTACTGGAAATAAGTGGATCATGATGAGACTAGCAGATGTACATACCGATAGCTAGCAGTTACTCGAGTTACGAGTCaacagaataaaatttttttgtaggcCCTAAAAGAGGCAGGTTTTAACGTTTTCATTAATTGAATTCTTaacaaaaagcgaaaagaaTAAATCATAACTATCATACATGAATTCACCAAAACTCATTTTCTCTCGGTGCTCATGATATGTAATTGTGATGAATTTTATATATGTtagcaagaaaaaataaaaaattagaagaATTAAGCGATTATGAAGTATTTCTATGTCCACTTCTATACAATCAGAAGCAAGATAATTTTGTTAGGAGATTATGTATGATTCTAATTGGGTGAAGGGAGTTTGTTACCCTGGAAAGgtaacttggaacagactcccctcaacaggtgtcaaccactaccggcaccatacaaacgactcatccacgacattaacattacaaacgaagcgaacagaacgacctaactttactAACGGATCGAGactgaccaatcacgaccgacctacgccacttgggtcttacagccaataacatcatggcaaaactgaccaatcagttcaTACAAGCCGGACTAAGAACATTCGACtaacaacaactattcacttgactctgaagatgacttccgccCAGGTTATCGAAACGTCAgttatatttattaaaaatggcCAAAGTTGCAGAACGTTTTATAAATCAGTGTAGGTGCAAATTTTTCCAAAGTGTTGGGGCGTAGAAAGCTAGTCTTTTGAGCATAACTGGCGGCTGAGGCCGAATGAACTTGAAGTGGGTGATCAGAAGAGCGAGGAGAAAGAACTGGCTTTTGGGGATGAACAAGCAAAGTTTGGAGAGGGCAATGAGTTTTATAGCCAATAGTACGCTGTATCTTCGAAATATTACCAACTTatactttattttaatttttttagcattCTTCAGTTAATTCATATAAttcttctttaaaataataataatattgttaaataataaGTGCTATGGAATATTGCGTGATGGAGAGGCACGCCAGCCGGTAAacggaataaaggaaaaataagtcACGTATAAATATTCCTTTAACACAGATCTTTCTTTGCGGCGAACCATATTGGATAGTCAGGGCTCGGATCGTGCGTGTTATGATTC is from Pocillopora verrucosa isolate sample1 chromosome 7, ASM3666991v2, whole genome shotgun sequence and encodes:
- the LOC131792413 gene encoding uncharacterized protein, with product MEYKQNKSSHHYFIRSSYYFKTCQSGGVCVQSMHSVYAFKFFCEDLEGKFSEKGQCRSLVFKPAKAFDGQRLKNHVIRVEDVSERDFCGILCYMEPYCVSYNLGKQPRADDGKYTCELNNATHEGNKDDLVEDQSYIFGGAESACITNPCKNNAKCQSGFTDKGYRCMCSVGYKGLTCDEDIDECAIRKHSCSADGVCSNVKGSYKCGCKPGYSGDGRTCKDIDECASGAHNCSVDAVCNNTGGSYNCSCKYGYFGDGRTCKATISSCKEAYESKIISGSGVVTLYIGSKPTSVFCQVGDVECGNGTWTLVMKTDGSKRTFHYDSDYWRNKIEYNLPGGETGFDTVETKLPTYWSTSFSKICLGMKIDQELRFIVINMEADSLYSLIADGKYRSTVLGRETWRSLIGPKASSQIYCNREGFNLYPLTAFWEFKAAKARIGFVTNNADNCNDVDTRIGFGTGGPHDDNNTCGIVAYKGGLDNGSKFIKAMGYILVQ